A DNA window from Actinokineospora baliensis contains the following coding sequences:
- a CDS encoding PPOX class F420-dependent oxidoreductase, whose protein sequence is MTTPRFDPRDLLATSRLGVLATIKADGRPQLSPVMPYYDPAAGVIHVSMTEGRAKTANLRRDPRATLQVTSADGWSWATAEGVATLVGPGTDPAGPEVDALVEYYRLAAGEHPDWAEYRAVMVSDRRVLMTMTVDHVYGSKVN, encoded by the coding sequence ATGACGACCCCCCGGTTCGACCCGCGCGACCTGCTCGCCACCAGCCGACTCGGCGTCCTGGCCACGATCAAGGCCGACGGCCGCCCGCAACTGTCCCCGGTCATGCCGTACTACGACCCGGCAGCGGGCGTCATCCACGTCTCGATGACCGAGGGCCGCGCGAAGACGGCCAACCTCCGCCGCGACCCGAGGGCGACGCTGCAGGTCACCAGCGCGGACGGCTGGTCGTGGGCGACGGCGGAGGGCGTGGCGACCCTGGTCGGACCGGGGACGGACCCGGCGGGGCCGGAGGTGGACGCGCTCGTGGAGTACTACCGGCTCGCCGCGGGTGAGCACCCGGACTGGGCCGAGTACCGCGCGGTCATGGTGTCCGACCGCCGGGTCCTGATGACCATGACGGTGGACCACGTCTACGGCAGCAAGGTCAACTAG
- a CDS encoding ATP-binding protein yields MGVQEQHSGNAAGAIEPVGQPPGAAVEVRNAVVAMTVGHVVQADTIGTVEFHNHPVLPAPPLPRQLPSAPLGFVGRLDLLAELDRRTTPDRERGSGAVVISAIGGTGGIGKTWLALAWAHRTLHRFPDGQLAVDLRGFSPGEPRHAVDVLGDFLAALGVPRDQHPADLDARVALYRTHTSGKRMLILLDNAAATDQVVPLLPGGGSCTVLVTSRDRLRGLVARHSAHPLNVDVLTDAEAHTLLMSALDNTTTGSEQLITELVGLCGGFPLALGLIAARIRAHPALLAEVVAELRDLGLDALDSEDPDASLPTVLSWSLRHLTDEQRTLFGLLGIAPGPDTTLPAVVALLAQPPDRARRSLSGLTEAFLIERLPLDRYVMHDLVREYAMTTAPPDEPRARASARVMDFYLHTAHAADRLLAPHRPLLRPDPPADGVRPQALSDTEAAMAWLAAEQANLLATQRAAVVLGHHHVVWYLAWALDTFLIRQGLRRDALDAWRAALDAAAHLPDPAARVHTHRLLGRVCSRLNLREETTEHLNQALVLAVRLDDCAEQAHTHQVLAADWGRRGDDQRALDHATHALHLYRTLDRSDWEADALNAVGWFAARLGEFDAARDHCRAALTLHLHHDDHDGEAAALDSLGFIAHRTGDDRQAVEYYHRSLVLLRADGQSYQIAGTLDNVGHPHMALGQRAQAREVWQEALLLFREQGRDADADRVQYQLDLHDLNEDPARRGDSGGGAGLVHER; encoded by the coding sequence ATGGGGGTCCAGGAACAGCACAGCGGAAACGCCGCTGGGGCGATCGAACCGGTCGGGCAGCCGCCGGGAGCCGCAGTCGAGGTGCGGAACGCGGTTGTCGCGATGACGGTGGGGCACGTCGTGCAGGCCGACACAATCGGGACCGTCGAGTTCCACAACCACCCCGTTCTGCCCGCACCACCACTGCCGCGGCAGTTGCCCTCGGCACCACTCGGGTTCGTCGGTCGTCTCGACCTGCTGGCCGAACTCGACCGTCGCACCACACCCGATCGGGAGCGGGGGTCCGGGGCGGTGGTGATCTCCGCGATCGGCGGCACCGGCGGAATCGGCAAGACCTGGCTCGCCCTGGCGTGGGCGCATCGCACCCTGCACCGCTTCCCCGACGGGCAACTCGCGGTGGACCTGCGGGGTTTCAGCCCTGGTGAACCCCGGCACGCCGTCGACGTGCTCGGCGACTTCCTCGCCGCGCTCGGCGTCCCCCGCGACCAGCACCCCGCGGACCTCGACGCCCGAGTCGCCCTGTACCGCACCCACACCAGTGGCAAGCGGATGCTCATCCTCCTAGACAACGCGGCCGCCACGGACCAAGTCGTCCCCCTCCTGCCCGGTGGCGGCAGCTGCACCGTCCTGGTCACGAGCCGCGACCGACTCCGCGGCCTGGTCGCCCGCCACAGCGCCCACCCGCTGAACGTCGACGTGCTCACCGACGCCGAAGCGCACACCCTGCTCATGTCCGCCCTCGACAACACCACCACCGGGTCCGAACAGCTGATCACCGAACTGGTCGGCTTGTGCGGGGGGTTCCCCCTGGCACTGGGCCTCATCGCCGCCCGCATCCGAGCCCACCCCGCTCTGCTCGCCGAAGTGGTCGCCGAACTGCGCGACCTCGGCCTGGACGCCCTGGACTCCGAGGATCCCGACGCCAGCCTGCCCACCGTCCTGTCCTGGTCGCTGCGCCACCTGACCGACGAGCAACGCACCCTGTTCGGTTTGCTGGGCATCGCCCCGGGACCGGACACCACCCTGCCCGCCGTGGTCGCCCTGCTCGCCCAACCACCGGACCGCGCGCGAAGATCGCTGTCCGGCTTGACGGAGGCCTTCCTGATCGAGCGCCTGCCGCTCGATCGCTACGTGATGCACGACCTGGTCCGCGAATACGCCATGACCACTGCCCCGCCCGACGAACCGCGAGCGCGGGCCTCGGCCCGAGTGATGGACTTCTACCTCCACACCGCCCACGCCGCCGACCGTCTGCTGGCACCCCACCGCCCGCTGCTACGACCCGACCCACCGGCGGACGGTGTCCGCCCGCAGGCGTTGTCCGACACCGAGGCCGCGATGGCCTGGTTGGCGGCCGAGCAGGCGAATCTCCTCGCCACCCAGCGTGCAGCGGTCGTCCTCGGCCACCACCACGTCGTCTGGTACCTCGCCTGGGCGCTGGACACCTTCCTCATCCGGCAAGGACTCCGGCGCGACGCGCTCGACGCCTGGCGAGCCGCGCTGGACGCCGCCGCCCACCTGCCCGACCCCGCCGCACGCGTCCACACCCACCGGCTCCTCGGCCGAGTCTGCTCGCGGCTGAACCTGCGCGAGGAGACAACGGAGCACCTGAACCAGGCGCTCGTCCTGGCCGTCCGCCTCGACGACTGCGCCGAACAAGCACATACCCACCAGGTGCTGGCGGCCGACTGGGGACGACGGGGGGACGATCAGCGGGCCCTGGACCACGCCACGCACGCCCTCCACCTCTACCGCACCCTCGACCGGTCAGACTGGGAAGCGGACGCGCTCAACGCCGTGGGCTGGTTCGCCGCTCGCCTGGGTGAGTTCGACGCCGCACGTGACCACTGCCGGGCCGCGCTCACCTTGCACCTGCACCACGACGACCACGACGGCGAAGCCGCCGCTCTGGACAGCCTGGGGTTCATCGCCCACAGAACCGGCGACGACCGGCAGGCCGTCGAGTACTACCACCGGTCGCTGGTCCTACTCCGCGCGGATGGCCAGAGCTACCAGATCGCGGGCACACTCGACAACGTTGGCCACCCCCACATGGCCCTCGGGCAACGCGCGCAGGCTCGGGAAGTATGGCAGGAGGCACTGCTGCTGTTTCGGGAACAAGGTCGCGACGCTGACGCGGATCGTGTCCAGTACCAGCTTGATCTCCACGACCTCAATGAGGATCCCGCCCGACGAGGTGACTCGGGAGGTGGAGCAGGCTTGGTCCACGAGCGATGA